The following coding sequences lie in one Phragmites australis chromosome 8, lpPhrAust1.1, whole genome shotgun sequence genomic window:
- the LOC133925954 gene encoding zinc finger CCCH domain-containing protein 43-like produces the protein MSDDWWKKMRKEIPGCGKFKDKGLQNEDELKIMFEDLRNTGDDHFCASSGVIPQSPNGGSNGGDEEAESDDDSEPEEITPSGKGKGKRPSGDDKDKGKRAKTSGGKWIEDQISKIVSLNERSTASVESMARREDNSGCSIKEVMAIVKECGAIPGTKQHFIASELFTKRAEREMFMTLDTPEDRFAWLTMKHFVKYGPV, from the exons ATGAGCGACGATTGGtggaagaagatgagaaaa GAAATTCCAGGATGTGGCAAGTTTAAAGACAAGGGACTTCAAAATGAAGATGAGTTGAAGATTATGTTTGAAGACCTTCGTAATACAGGTGATGACCACTTTTGTGCTTCATCAGGTGTAATTCCTCAAAGTCCTAATGGTGGCTCGAATGGTGGTGATGAGGAGGCTGAGTCAGATGATGACAGTGAGCCAGAAGAAATAACACCAAGTGGCAAGGGCAAAGGCAAGAGACCTAGTGGTGATGACAAAGACAAGGGAAAAAGAGCGAAGACAAGTGGAGGCAAGTGGATAGAAGACCAAATTAGTAAAATTGTGTCCTTAAATGAGAGGTCTACAGCTTCTGTTGAGTCAATGGCAAGAAGGGAGGACAACTCAGGGTGTTCCATCAAGGAAGTAATGGCCATTGTGAAGGAGTGTGGTGCTATTCCTGGTACAAAGCAACACTTCATTGCTTCTGAATTATTCACTAAGAGAGCTGAGAGGGAGATGTTTATGACTTTGGACACTCCAGAAGACCGGTTTGCCTGGCTCACTATGAAGCACTTTGTCAAATATGGTCCTGTGTAA